Proteins from one Acropora muricata isolate sample 2 chromosome 9, ASM3666990v1, whole genome shotgun sequence genomic window:
- the LOC136927735 gene encoding calcium uptake protein 1, mitochondrial-like, protein MLKTIPRVSVLRRLASDNLTSKQNQISWYFHSVRLASADARTRTSGEDFDREAFNRRQKRLVAAIIGSSVGLIGSSYCLYRKLSKANAGSPQSSIKYERVSNVDEKSGEHEKESDEDADGQKKKEKKGFRERRIIEYENRIRQYSTPDKVFRYFASLKVVHIGEDNEVFMTPEDFVRSLTPGKVQPPGLGLDEHEKFNPEKHKYKGHISEQLGQDSVFMKMGEYGLISFSDYIFLLTVLSLPPRMFEIAFQMFDLNGDGEVSPAEFEKVQSILFNLTSTGLRHRDHAITGSVLSAHVNSGLKEYFFGKNMEKRLTAKRFTEFQRKLQQEVMLLEFHSYDLQDGRIKEWEFADMLLTYSSFQEKKKQRILRKVKKSFKGDSQGIAFKDYLDFFSFMRNISEADMALSFHNAAGKAINPETFKQVARTVTGVDLTDNIVDVVYKMFDENDDGVLSHKEFIVVVKNQVVRGLENPKDTGFGRLMQAVWHCAKRVTHRTLHPKKLAAKD, encoded by the exons ATGCTCAAGACAATTCCTAGAGTGTCAGTTTTACGAAGACTTGCGTCGGACAACCtgacaagcaaacaaaaccaaatttcaTGGTATTTCCACAGCGTGAGACTTGCGAGTGCAGACGCCCGAACTCGTACAAGTGGAGAAGATTTTGATCGAGAGGCTTTCAATCGCCGTCAGAAGCGGCTCGTAGCCGCCATCATCGGTTCATCTGTGGGATTGATCGGCTCAAGTTATTGTTTGTATCGGAAACTTAGCAAGGCTAATGCAGGAAGTCCTCAATCTTCGATAAAATATGAAAGAGTGAGTAATGTTGACGAAAAATCCGGCGAGCATGAAAAGGAGAGTGATGAAGACGCTGAtggacaaaaaaagaaagaaaagaaaggatttaGAGAAAGAAGG ATAATTGAATATGAAAACCGTATCAGACAGTACAGCACACCAGACAAGGTGTTTAGATACTTTGCTTCCCTCAAAGTTGTGCACATTGGTGAAGATAATGAAGTGTTTATGACACCTGAAGATTTTGTGAGATCATTAACTCCTGGAAAAGTGCAACCACCTG GACTAGGACTTGATGAACATGAGAAATTTAACCCAGAG AAGCACAAGTATAAAGGCCACATATCAGAGCAGCTGGGTCAAGACAGTGTTTTCATGAAGATGGGAGAATATGGACTTATCTCATTCTCCGATTACATTTTCCTGCTCACAGTCTTATCac TTCCTCCTAGAATGTTTGAAATTGCCTTTCAAATGTTTGACCTGAACGGAGATGGTGAAGTGTCTCCAGCAGAatttgaaaag gTGCAAAGCATTCTCTTCAATTTGACATCGACTGGCCTTCGCCATCGGGATCATGCAATAACAGGCAGTGTCCTCTCGGCTCATGTTAATAGTGGGTTGAAAGAATATTTCTTTGGTAAAAACATGGAAAAGAGACTAACAGCAAAAAGATTTACAGAATTTCAGAGGAAGCTTCAACAAGAGGTCATGCTTTTAGAG TTTCATTCTTATGATCTTCAAGATGGTCGAATTAAAGAATGGGAATTTGCTGATATGCTGTTAACCTACTCCAGTtttcaagaaaagaagaagcaaagaaTTCTCAGAAAAGTCAAAAAATCTTTCAAAGGTGATTCCCAG GGAATAGCATTCAAGGACTATTTGGACTTCTTCAGTTTTATGAGAAACATTTCTGAGGCAGACATGGCACTGAGTTTTCATAATGCTGCTGGCAAAGCCATTAACCCTG AAACATTCAAGCAAGTTGCAAGAACAGTAACAGGTGTGGATTTAACAGACAATATTGTGGATGTTGTGTACAAGATGTTTGATGAAAATG atGATGGGGTTTTGAGCCACAAAGAGTTTATTGTGGTTGTGAAGAACCAGGTGGTTAGAGGActtgaaaat